The Heptranchias perlo isolate sHepPer1 chromosome 3, sHepPer1.hap1, whole genome shotgun sequence region ATATTGaagaggaggatgtaaaagaggaGGATGTAGAAGAGGATGTAGAAGAGAAGGATGTGGAAGAGGAAGATGTGGAAGAGGtggatgtggaagaggaggatgtggaagaggaggatgtggaagaggaagatgtggaagaggaggatgtggaagaggaggatgtggaagaggaggatgtggaagaggaAGATGTGGAAGAGGTGGATGTGGAAGAGAAAGatgtggaaaagaaggatgtaGAAGAGGAGAATGTagaagaggaggatgtggaacaGGAGGCTGTGGAAGAGGAGAATGTGTATGAGGAGGCTGTGGAAGAGGtggatgtggaagaggaggatgtggaagaggaTGATATTGAAGAGGAGGGTGTAATAGAGAAGGATGTAGAAGAGGATGATATTGAAGAGGAGGATGTagaagaggagattcaccaggatgttaccagggctggagcgcttcagctatgatgagagactgggaagattgggtttgttttccttggagcagaggaggctgaggggggacatgattgaggtgtacaaaattatgaggggcacagataggatggatactaaggagctttttcccttcgttgagggttctataacaaggggacatagattcaaggtaaaaggcgggaggtttagaggggatttgagaaagaactttttcacccagagggtggttggagtctggaactcactgtctgaaagggttgtggaggcaggaaccctcacaacattcaagaagcatttggatgagcacttgaaatgccatagcatacaaggctacggaccaaatgctggaatatgggattagagtagacagggctgatggccggcgcggacacgatgggctgaagggcctctatccgtgctgtatgactctatgactctatgactctatgactctaggagGCTGTGGAAGAGGTGGATGTGGAAGAAGAGGATATGGAAGAGGAGGctgtggaagaggaggatgtggaagaggaggatgtggaagaaGAGGATATGGAAGAGGAGGctgtggaagaggaggatgtggaagaggaggatgtggatgaggaggatgtggaagaggaggatgtggaagaaGAGGATATGGAAGAGGAGGctgtggaagaggaggatgtggaagaggaggatgtgTAAGAGGAGGATGTgtaagaggaggatgtggaagaaGAGGATGTgtaagaggaggatgtggaagaggaggatgtgaaagaggaggatgtggaagaggaggatgtggaagaggaggatgtggatgaggaggatgtggaagaggaggatgtggatgaggaggatgtggaagaggaggctgtggaagaggaggatgtggatgaggaggatgtggatgaggaggatgtggaagaggaggctgtggaagaggaggatgtggatgaggaggatgtggaagaggaggatgtggaagaggaggatgtggatgaggaggatgtggaagaggaggctgtggaagaggaggatgtggatGAGGAGGATGTGAAAGAGGAGGATGTgtaagaggaggatgtggaagaggaggatgtgaaagaggaggatgtggaagaggtggatgtggaagaggaggatgtgtaagaggaggatgtggaagaggaggatgtgaaagaggaggatgtggaagaggtGGATGTGGAAGAGGTGGATGTgtaagaggaggatgtggaagaggaggatgtgtaagaggaggatgtggaagaggaggctgtgaaagaggaggctgtggaagaggaggatgtggaagaaGAGGATATGGAAGAGGAGGctgtggaagaggaggatgtggaagaggaggatgtggatGAGGAGGATGTGTAAGAGGAAGATGTGGAAGAGGAGGCTGTGAAAGAGGAGGctgtggaagaggaggatgtggaagaaGAGGATATGGAAGAGGAGGctgtggaagaggaggatgtggaagaggaggatgtggatgaggaggatgtggaagaggaggatgtggaagaggaggatgtgaaagaggaggatgtggaagaggaggatgtggaagaggaggatgtggaagaaGAGGATAtggaagaggaggatgtggaagaggaggatgtggaagaagaggatgtggaagaggaggatgtggaagaggaggatgtggaagaggaggctgtggaagaggaggatgtggaagaggaggatgtggaagaggaggatgtgAAAGAGGAGGCTGTGGAAGAGGTGGATGTGGAAGAAGAGGATATGGAAGAGGAGGctgtggaagaggaggatgtggaagaggaggctgtggaagaggaggatgtggaagaggaggatgtgAAAGAGGAGGATGTgtaagaggaggatgtggaagaggtggatgtggaagaggaggatgtggaagaggagaatgtggaagaggaggatgtggaagaggaggatgtgTAAGAGGAGGATGTgtaagaggaggatgtggaagaggaggatgtggaagaggtgaatgtggaagaggaggatgtgtaagaggaggatgtggaagaggaggatgtggaagaggtgaatgtggaagaggaggatgtgtaagaggaggatgtggaagaggaggatgtggaagaggaggatgtggaagaggaggctgtggaagaggaggatgtgcaagaggaggctgtggaagaggaggatgtggaagaggtGGATGTGGAAGAGGTGAATGTGGAAGAGGAGGCTGTGGAAGAGGAGGCTGTGGAAGAGGAGAATGTGGAAGAGGAGGCTGTGGAAGAGGTGaatgtggaagaggaggatgtgtaagaggaggatgtggaagaggaggctgtggaagaggaggatgtggaagaggaggctgtggaagaggaggatgtggaagaggaggatgtggaagaggtGAATGTGGAAGAGGAGGCTGTGGAAGAGGAGGCTGTGGAAGAGGAGAATGTGGAAGAGGAGGCTGTGGAAGAGGTGGATGTGGAAGAGGAGGctgtggaagaggaggatgtggaagaggaggatgtggaagaggtgaatgtggaagaggaggctgtggaagaggaggatgtggaagaggaggctgtggaagaggaggatgttgaagaggaggatgtggaagaggtGAATGTGGAAGAGGAGGCTGTGGAAGAGGAGGCTGTGGAAGAGGAGAATGTGGAAGAGGAGGCTGTGGAAGAGGTGGATGTGGAAGAGGAGGctgtggaagaggaggatgtggaagaggaggctgtggaagaggaggatgtgcaagaggaggctgttgaagaggaggatgtgTAAGAGGAGGATGTgtaagaggaggatgtggaagaggaggatgtggaagaggaggatgtgtaagaggaggctgtggaagaggaggatgtgTAAGAGGAGGATGTGTAAGAGGAGGCTGTTGAAGAGGAGGctgtggaagaggaggatgtggaagaggtGGATGTGTAAGAGGAagatgtggaagaggaggatgtgtaagaggaggatgtggaagagaaggatgtggaagaggaggatgtgTAAGAGGAGGATGTGTAAGAGGTGGATGTgtaagaggaggatgtggaagaggaggatgtgtaagaggaggatgtggaagagaaggatgtggaagaggaggatgtgTAAGAGGAGGATGTGTAAGAGGTGGATGTgtaagaggaggatgtggaagaggaggatgtggaagaggaggatgtgTAAGAGGAGGCTGTTGAAGAGGAGGctgtggaagaggaggatgtggatgaggaggatgtggaagaggaggatgtggaagaggtGGATGTgtaagaggaggatgtggaagaggaggatgtgTAAGAGGAGGATGTGTAAGAGGAGGATGTgtaagaggaggatgtggaagaggaggatgtggaagaggaggatgtggaagaggaggatgtgtaagaggaggctgtggaagaggaggatgtggaagaggaggatgtggaagaggtGGATGTgtaagaggaggatgtggaagaggaggatgtgTAAGAGGAGGATGTGTAAGAGGAGGATGTGTAAGAGGAGGctgtggaagaggaggatgtggaagaggaggatgtggaagaggaggatgtgtaagaggagga contains the following coding sequences:
- the LOC137308084 gene encoding uncharacterized protein — encoded protein: SSTSSSSTASSSTSSSSTASSSISSSSTSTSSTASSFTSSSSTSSSSTSSSSTASSSTSSSSTSSSSTSSSSTSSSSTSSSSISSSSTSSSSTSSSSTSSSFTSSSSTSSSSTSSSSTSSSSTSSSSTASSSISSSSTSSSSTASSFTASSSTSSSYTSSSSTSSSSTSSSSTASSSISSSSTSSSSTASSFTASSSTSSSYTSSSSTSSSYTSTSSTSTSSTSSSFTSSSSTSSSYTSSSSTSTSSTSSSFTSSSSTSSSYTSSSFTSSSSTSSSSTASSSTSSSSTSSSSTSSSSTSSSSTSSSSTASSSTSSSSTSSSSTSSSSTASSSTSSSSTSSSSTSSSSTSSSSTSSSSTSSSFTSSSSTSSSYTSSSSTSSSYTSSSYTSSSSTSSSSTASSSISSSSTSSSSTSSSSTSSSSTSSSSTASSSISSSSTSSSSTSSSSTASSSISSSSTSTSSTAS